A stretch of the Lolium perenne isolate Kyuss_39 chromosome 3, Kyuss_2.0, whole genome shotgun sequence genome encodes the following:
- the LOC127339734 gene encoding uncharacterized protein has product MVDTPDFIDWSDQSISFSRADHPKAVPRPGHAALVLEAQIEGYNMSKVFMDGGSGLNLLFASTMRAMGLTVDMLRESDTGFHDIIPTRPAYSLGKMSLDVVFGTPSNFRKEKIEFEVVDWESQYHAILGRPAFAKFMAVPHYAYLKLKMPGNNGTPITVHGTFARSDNCDREFQKIASKFGAKEELNAIDAVTDHTQPPADNRNERSDEFDAAKETKKLQVHPADPEKIVNTSADLTDA; this is encoded by the coding sequence ATGGTCGACACACCTGACTTCATCGATTGGTCAGATCAGAGTATTTCCTTCAgtagggcggatcacccgaaagccgTTCCGAGGCCTGGCCACGCAGCCCTTGTTCTTGAAGCACAGATCGAaggatacaatatgagcaaagtcttcatggatggaggaagtggtttGAACTTATTGTTTGCCAGCaccatgagagcaatgggtttaacagtcgatatgtTAAGAGAATCTGATACAGGATTCCAcgacattataccgactcgacccgcctatTCTCTTGGAAAAATGTCATTGGATGTGGTCTTCGGCACGCCTAgcaatttcaggaaagagaagatcgagttcgaagtagtcgaTTGGGAGTCTCAGTATCACGCCATCCTAGGCAGGCCCGCGTTTGCCAAATTTATGGCCGTGCCCCACTATGCTTACttgaagctgaagatgccaggcaacaacgggaccccaataactgtCCATGGGACCTTTGCTCGATCAGACAACTGCGaccgggagttccagaagatAGCCTCGAAGTTCGGAGCCAAGGAAGAGCTCAACGCAATTGACGCCGTTACAGATCACacgcaaccaccagccgacaatcgtaATGAGAGATCCGATGAGTTTGACGCTGCAAAGGAAACCAAGAAGCTACAGGTGCATCCTGCAGACCCGGAGAAAATCGTCAACACGTCGGCTGACCTTACTgatgcatag